In a genomic window of Roseiflexus castenholzii DSM 13941:
- a CDS encoding AAA family ATPase, whose protein sequence is MAAVNRPLLIAMKGHPGAGKSAVARGLSRRLGIPLIDKDDIKDVLDGHVADAGGLAYIAMFNVARRQLLQNLSVICDSPLSEVGGYTTACVVAHDTGARLLVIECVCSSEEEWRRRIEQRAALRLPSHHVTTWEHLQEHLRRRADVSNYAIHEPHLVVDTFAPLEEVLHTILAWIETVGATPMPAGVRRENPVK, encoded by the coding sequence ATGGCGGCAGTTAATCGTCCATTGCTTATTGCCATGAAAGGTCATCCCGGCGCTGGCAAAAGTGCGGTTGCGCGCGGTCTCAGCCGTCGTCTTGGCATTCCTCTGATCGATAAGGATGACATCAAAGATGTACTGGACGGTCATGTGGCGGATGCAGGCGGGCTGGCGTACATTGCGATGTTCAACGTCGCGCGTCGGCAGTTACTCCAGAACCTGAGCGTCATCTGCGACAGCCCGCTGAGTGAAGTTGGCGGATACACCACCGCTTGCGTCGTCGCCCACGATACGGGCGCGCGGCTGCTCGTGATCGAATGCGTCTGTTCATCGGAAGAGGAATGGCGACGCCGGATCGAACAACGCGCCGCGTTGCGCCTGCCGTCGCACCATGTGACTACATGGGAGCATCTGCAAGAACACCTGCGCCGACGGGCTGACGTCTCAAACTATGCCATTCACGAGCCGCATCTGGTCGTCGATACCTTTGCGCCACTCGAAGAGGTGCTCCATACCATTCTGGCGTGGATCGAAACGGTCGGCGCTACCCCGATGCCTGCCGGTGTGCGTCGAGAAAATCCTGTAAAATGA
- a CDS encoding Rossmann-like and DUF2520 domain-containing protein — MHNAITIGIIGAGRAGGALAAAFADAGYRVVALSSQASESARALAQQIGAIAVDAPVEVARAASLVFLTTPDAAIAPVCRTIAEARGWRVGQYVVHCSGALGREALADAAGVGALTGCFHPLQTLAGPTTAARLQGAYVAVDADPSLAVVLREMAHAIGAIPFDLDSRCRALYHTAAVMVSNYTVALYACGMRLLENAGVPDEVQARALLPLLRGAVESLERATPSEALTGPIARGDDATVARHIAALEAQMPQLLPIYRELGRVALSLARAIPEHRKQALTALLNDC; from the coding sequence ATGCACAACGCCATCACCATTGGCATTATTGGCGCTGGGCGTGCGGGAGGGGCGCTGGCGGCCGCGTTCGCTGACGCCGGGTATCGTGTAGTGGCGCTTTCCAGTCAGGCGTCGGAAAGCGCGCGCGCTCTGGCGCAACAGATCGGCGCAATAGCCGTTGATGCGCCGGTCGAGGTCGCGCGCGCAGCCAGCCTGGTGTTTCTGACAACTCCCGATGCCGCTATCGCTCCGGTGTGTCGCACGATTGCTGAGGCGCGGGGATGGCGCGTCGGGCAGTATGTGGTGCATTGCAGCGGCGCCCTGGGGCGCGAAGCGCTGGCGGACGCTGCCGGAGTCGGTGCGTTGACCGGTTGCTTTCATCCCTTGCAGACCCTTGCCGGTCCGACGACAGCGGCGCGGTTACAGGGAGCATACGTGGCGGTTGACGCCGATCCATCGCTTGCTGTCGTGCTACGCGAGATGGCGCATGCAATCGGCGCTATCCCTTTCGATCTCGATAGTCGTTGCCGCGCTCTGTACCACACTGCCGCCGTAATGGTTTCCAACTATACGGTCGCTTTGTACGCCTGTGGCATGCGCCTGCTCGAAAACGCTGGCGTACCCGATGAGGTGCAGGCGCGCGCCCTGTTGCCATTGCTGCGCGGCGCCGTCGAAAGTCTGGAGCGCGCGACGCCATCTGAGGCGCTGACCGGACCGATTGCACGCGGCGATGATGCCACGGTTGCGCGGCACATTGCCGCACTCGAAGCGCAGATGCCGCAGTTGCTGCCGATCTATCGCGAGTTGGGGCGGGTGGCGCTGTCCCTGGCGCGCGCCATTCCTGAACATCGCAAGCAGGCGCTGACAGCGTTGCTCAATGATTGTTGA